A stretch of Gambusia affinis linkage group LG10, SWU_Gaff_1.0, whole genome shotgun sequence DNA encodes these proteins:
- the tbc1d7 gene encoding TBC1 domain family member 7 isoform X1, which yields MADDPQRNFRSAYYEKVGFRGVEEKKSLEILLKDNPLDLEKLSTFSQRFPLPSMYRIHVWKVLLVSDCHIPAGILPPHSDSHSLVGGYRKEQYQDIVEALEVMRYINSSTPSTHTYLRMFQLESQVLPRCSETLPPNDENEDFLAISRAMEEIVDDSIDCYWLIKCFINQFHIKFGDSLPHLPKSLEHYLSQEEPRLLNHLRSIGALPQLPYSLWFNRCFAGCLPESSLQRVWDKVISGSCKILVFVALEILLSYKIILMGNTRPEGVIKFLCNIPQENTDAIVTKAIDLWQKYCGNPNHAV from the exons ATGGCTGATGACCCTCAGAGGAACTTTCGTTCTGCATACTATGAAAAAGTGGGTTTCAGAGGAGTGGAGGAGAAAAAATCACTGGAAATACTTCTCAAGGACAATCCACTGG ATCTAGAAAAATTGAGCaccttcagtcagaggtttccTCTCCCATCAATGTATAGGATTCATGTTTGGAAGGTGCTGCTGG TCTCTGATTGTCATATTCCTGCAGGTATCCTCCCTCCACACAGTGACTCTCATTCTTTGGTTGGAGGCTACAGGAAGGAGCAGTACCAGGACATTGTGGAAGCTTTGGAGGTGATGAGATACATCAACTCATCTACGCCTTCCACCCACACCTACCTACGGATGTTCCAGCTGGAAAGCCAGGTGCTCCCGCGATGCTCCGAGACCTTACCGCCG AATGATGAGAATGAAGACTTCCTGGCGATCAGCAGAGCCATGGAGGAGATTGTTGATGATTCCATTGACTGCTATTGGCTGATCAAGTGTTTCATAAATCAGTTCCACATTAAGTTTGGAGACTCGCTTCCTCACCTC CCAAAGAGTCTGGAGCATTATCTGAGTCAGGAGGAACCTCGGCTGCTGAACCACCTTAGGAGCATCGGGGCGCTGCCTCAGTTGCCGTACAGCCTGTGGTTCAATCGCTGCTTCGCCGGCTGCCTGCCTGAATCCAGCCTGCAGAG ggTTTGGGACAAAGTGATCAGTGGCTCCTGTAAGATCCTGGTTTTTGTCGCCCTGGAGATACTGCTCAGCTATAAGATCATTTTAATGGGCAACACCCGGCCAGAGGGCGTGATTAAGTTCCTATGTAAT ATACCTCAGGAAAACACAGACGCTATCGTCACTAAAGCCATCGATTTGTGGCAGAAATACTGCGGCAACCCGAACCATGCTGTGTAG
- the tbc1d7 gene encoding TBC1 domain family member 7 isoform X2, whose translation MADDPQRNFRSAYYEKVGFRGVEEKKSLEILLKDNPLDLEKLSTFSQRFPLPSMYRIHVWKVLLGILPPHSDSHSLVGGYRKEQYQDIVEALEVMRYINSSTPSTHTYLRMFQLESQVLPRCSETLPPNDENEDFLAISRAMEEIVDDSIDCYWLIKCFINQFHIKFGDSLPHLPKSLEHYLSQEEPRLLNHLRSIGALPQLPYSLWFNRCFAGCLPESSLQRVWDKVISGSCKILVFVALEILLSYKIILMGNTRPEGVIKFLCNIPQENTDAIVTKAIDLWQKYCGNPNHAV comes from the exons ATGGCTGATGACCCTCAGAGGAACTTTCGTTCTGCATACTATGAAAAAGTGGGTTTCAGAGGAGTGGAGGAGAAAAAATCACTGGAAATACTTCTCAAGGACAATCCACTGG ATCTAGAAAAATTGAGCaccttcagtcagaggtttccTCTCCCATCAATGTATAGGATTCATGTTTGGAAGGTGCTGCTGG GTATCCTCCCTCCACACAGTGACTCTCATTCTTTGGTTGGAGGCTACAGGAAGGAGCAGTACCAGGACATTGTGGAAGCTTTGGAGGTGATGAGATACATCAACTCATCTACGCCTTCCACCCACACCTACCTACGGATGTTCCAGCTGGAAAGCCAGGTGCTCCCGCGATGCTCCGAGACCTTACCGCCG AATGATGAGAATGAAGACTTCCTGGCGATCAGCAGAGCCATGGAGGAGATTGTTGATGATTCCATTGACTGCTATTGGCTGATCAAGTGTTTCATAAATCAGTTCCACATTAAGTTTGGAGACTCGCTTCCTCACCTC CCAAAGAGTCTGGAGCATTATCTGAGTCAGGAGGAACCTCGGCTGCTGAACCACCTTAGGAGCATCGGGGCGCTGCCTCAGTTGCCGTACAGCCTGTGGTTCAATCGCTGCTTCGCCGGCTGCCTGCCTGAATCCAGCCTGCAGAG ggTTTGGGACAAAGTGATCAGTGGCTCCTGTAAGATCCTGGTTTTTGTCGCCCTGGAGATACTGCTCAGCTATAAGATCATTTTAATGGGCAACACCCGGCCAGAGGGCGTGATTAAGTTCCTATGTAAT ATACCTCAGGAAAACACAGACGCTATCGTCACTAAAGCCATCGATTTGTGGCAGAAATACTGCGGCAACCCGAACCATGCTGTGTAG